The following proteins are co-located in the Paenibacillus sp. FSL H8-0079 genome:
- a CDS encoding DUF4190 domain-containing protein, producing the protein MGYRENDVDRYYNDTLPPPPYVAPAKTNSKSIVSLVLGILSLTIPYLGFLIGIVAIIFASLAFKEIRSRMEQGKGLAIAGLVCGIIGTAIYTVLIVLFLFVTMIFVGADSYSTY; encoded by the coding sequence TTGGGATATCGCGAGAATGATGTGGATCGTTATTATAACGACACACTTCCACCACCACCTTATGTAGCACCAGCCAAGACCAATAGCAAGTCGATTGTATCACTAGTTTTGGGGATTCTGTCCCTTACCATTCCTTACTTGGGATTCTTAATCGGAATCGTCGCTATCATATTTGCATCTTTAGCTTTCAAAGAAATCAGAAGTCGTATGGAGCAAGGAAAAGGATTAGCCATTGCTGGTTTGGTATGTGGAATCATAGGCACAGCAATTTATACAGTCCTTATTGTGCTCTTTCTATTTGTTACCATGATTTTTGTTGGCGCTGATTCTTACTCTACATACTAA
- a CDS encoding YhgE/Pip domain-containing protein → MKSFHVFGQDLKSAFKKPKVFIPILVVLFIPVLYSGLFLNAFWDPYGKMNELPVAVVNTDQGAVYNDKSLEVGQNLVDELKKSDDFNWQFVTREQAEQGMQDNTYYMTIVIPEDFSTKATTLMDEHPEPADLIYEPNEGYNFLAGQIGGTAVKQIRSKVAAKVTESYTETLLDQVEKISVGLADAGDGAGQIHDGAITLDEGAATLKENLSKLAAGTDKLETGVVTLKQGTSTLAQGTDDLHTGASALSDGLSQLAAAGTKLGDGATQAETGGKQLQAGLQSAQEGAAKLDAGLAASEEGSAKLTTGLQSSVEGSGKVSEGAKAVAQGLAQLAEASPELAASPAVQQLLVASQAVAAGSEQVYQGGQQLVAGSQNLYAAQQQLHQGSSQLVQGQQQLVQGATQLSAGQEKLATGLKQFNSKLSEAAAGGAKLADGSGQLNAGAGKLVAGVSQLTDGISTLADSSHKLDDGAGQLKEGTLKLTDGSGELATKLNEAAEQTGSVKKTDELVTMYAEPVQVDEHKYNEVPNYGTGFSPYFLSLGLFVGALIATLVVPTRGSTVSEASGWNRFVSKTLAFTLMSAVQSLLASWLVLYGLGLNVQSVPLFLLFSFVTSLSFMYIIQALVTWLENPGRFLAILMLIFQLTTSAGTFPLELIPNWLKVFNPWLPMTYSVTGYKAVISSGQFGVAWDQIGILCIFAVIGLGGTLTYFLIHRTTENDNVSSEVALHL, encoded by the coding sequence ATGAAATCATTCCACGTATTTGGGCAGGATCTGAAGTCCGCCTTCAAGAAACCAAAAGTATTTATTCCGATTCTCGTTGTACTGTTCATTCCGGTGCTGTATAGTGGCCTGTTCCTGAACGCATTCTGGGACCCCTATGGCAAAATGAATGAGTTACCTGTAGCCGTGGTCAACACGGATCAGGGCGCAGTCTACAATGACAAATCACTGGAGGTCGGTCAGAATCTCGTCGATGAATTGAAAAAAAGTGATGATTTCAACTGGCAATTCGTGACTCGTGAACAAGCAGAACAAGGTATGCAAGACAACACGTATTATATGACAATTGTGATTCCGGAGGACTTTTCCACCAAAGCAACAACCCTGATGGATGAGCACCCCGAGCCGGCCGACCTGATCTACGAACCCAATGAAGGATACAACTTCCTCGCGGGTCAGATTGGCGGCACGGCGGTCAAACAAATTCGCTCCAAAGTCGCTGCCAAAGTCACAGAATCGTATACCGAAACGTTATTGGATCAGGTTGAAAAAATCTCTGTTGGTTTGGCGGATGCCGGGGATGGCGCAGGTCAGATTCATGATGGTGCGATCACGCTGGATGAGGGTGCTGCTACATTAAAAGAGAACCTGTCCAAACTGGCAGCAGGCACCGACAAGCTCGAAACGGGCGTAGTTACATTAAAACAAGGTACGTCCACTCTCGCCCAAGGCACAGATGATCTTCATACTGGCGCCAGTGCCCTGTCCGATGGATTGTCCCAATTGGCGGCAGCAGGCACGAAGCTGGGTGATGGAGCAACCCAGGCTGAAACAGGCGGCAAACAGCTACAGGCTGGCCTTCAATCTGCTCAGGAAGGCGCAGCCAAGCTGGATGCAGGACTGGCGGCTTCCGAGGAAGGCAGTGCAAAGCTGACTACTGGGCTGCAAAGTTCTGTTGAGGGCAGTGGCAAAGTTAGCGAGGGTGCTAAGGCCGTTGCACAAGGTCTTGCTCAATTGGCCGAAGCGAGTCCCGAGCTTGCCGCAAGTCCAGCTGTGCAGCAGCTCCTGGTAGCAAGTCAGGCAGTTGCCGCTGGCAGCGAACAAGTGTATCAGGGCGGGCAGCAATTGGTCGCAGGCAGTCAAAACCTGTATGCTGCACAGCAACAACTGCATCAAGGCAGCAGCCAGTTGGTACAGGGTCAACAACAACTGGTACAAGGAGCTACGCAATTATCCGCAGGACAAGAAAAGCTTGCGACTGGTCTAAAACAATTCAATTCCAAATTATCTGAGGCAGCCGCTGGAGGAGCCAAACTTGCGGATGGTTCAGGTCAATTGAATGCTGGTGCAGGCAAGTTGGTTGCGGGTGTAAGCCAACTTACAGACGGAATCTCAACCCTTGCAGATAGCTCACATAAGCTGGATGACGGTGCTGGTCAGTTAAAAGAAGGCACGCTGAAGCTAACAGACGGCTCTGGCGAACTTGCCACCAAGCTGAATGAAGCGGCTGAGCAGACGGGTAGTGTGAAAAAAACGGATGAACTGGTAACCATGTATGCAGAGCCTGTTCAGGTCGATGAACATAAATATAATGAGGTACCTAACTACGGTACAGGATTCTCGCCATACTTCCTGTCACTCGGGCTGTTTGTCGGCGCATTGATTGCCACACTGGTTGTACCCACACGTGGCAGCACAGTTAGCGAAGCAAGTGGCTGGAATCGTTTTGTGAGTAAAACGCTGGCTTTCACGCTGATGAGTGCTGTACAGTCCCTGCTTGCTTCATGGCTGGTCTTGTATGGCTTGGGTCTGAATGTTCAGAGCGTTCCATTATTCCTCTTGTTCAGCTTTGTTACCAGTCTAAGCTTCATGTACATTATTCAGGCGCTGGTGACTTGGCTGGAGAATCCGGGACGATTCCTTGCGATTCTGATGCTGATCTTCCAGCTTACTACCAGCGCGGGCACCTTCCCGCTCGAACTGATTCCGAATTGGCTGAAAGTATTCAACCCATGGCTGCCTATGACCTATTCAGTAACGGGATATAAAGCAGTCATCTCAAGCGGACAGTTCGGTGTAGCTTGGGATCAGATCGGCATTCTATGCATTTTCGCTGTGATCGGTCTCGGAGGAACCTTAACGTATTTCCTGATACATCGCACCACAGAGAACGATAACGTAAGCAGTGAAGTCGCACTTCACCTGTAA
- a CDS encoding TetR/AcrR family transcriptional regulator — MKTIDRRQQVMDSAEKSFALFGYKATTMEQVARLANVGKGTIYTFFENKEELFSEILRSIIADMRQITEQTVKEENSFLDNVHMSMDSLLEYREEHELLIKLFQEVNEFGTPQAKEGLQKVETAILEYLERQVSRAMELEQIRRDDSKLVSFVLLKLYVTLTSDWNKAHPTLHKDQIKDFVGLFLKNGLSTT; from the coding sequence ATGAAAACGATAGATCGAAGGCAACAGGTGATGGATTCTGCCGAGAAATCCTTTGCTCTATTTGGCTACAAAGCTACAACGATGGAGCAGGTTGCGAGACTTGCCAATGTGGGCAAGGGAACGATCTATACTTTTTTCGAAAATAAAGAAGAACTGTTCAGCGAGATTCTGCGCTCGATCATTGCGGATATGAGACAGATTACAGAGCAGACAGTGAAGGAAGAGAACTCCTTTCTGGATAACGTGCATATGAGTATGGATTCTTTGCTGGAGTACCGGGAGGAACATGAGCTGTTGATCAAGCTCTTTCAGGAGGTCAACGAGTTCGGTACGCCGCAAGCCAAGGAAGGTCTGCAGAAAGTGGAGACAGCCATTCTCGAATATCTGGAGCGTCAGGTCAGCCGTGCCATGGAGTTGGAGCAGATTCGCAGGGATGATTCCAAGCTGGTTTCTTTTGTCCTGCTGAAGCTGTATGTCACCTTAACCTCGGATTGGAACAAAGCGCATCCTACGCTGCACAAGGATCAGATTAAGGATTTTGTGGGCCTCTTTCTCAAGAATGGCTTATCCACCACATAG